The sequence AACGTTTGCCTTTGTTTTGTTCTCCTTATGTACAAAAATTTCGCTCCATAACTCCATAGAACTTTTAACAATAAGGAATAACCCTCCTGCAATCATAAGCAAATCTTTTACTGAAATATCTAGTGATACAGAGTGAAATATAGGCTTTTCCATTGATAATATATGTGATATAAAAAATAGTATTACAAAACGCATCAATAGCGCCAAGCCAAAACCTATCAGGCGGGCTCTTTCTCTCAGCAGATTTGGCACCTTATCTATTGCTAGAGAAATAAAGATTAAATTGTCTATACCAAGTATAGTTTCAAGTAGCGTAAGTATCAATAAAGTCCAAGCATCAGCTAGCATTTTCATTCCAAAGTCAGATTTTGTACTTTACAATAGATGTGTAAAAATTAAGTAACTTCGACTAGGTAATTAAAAAATCAGCCTTACCCGGAAAAGAAAGAGGCAAAAGGGCATTTTTATAATAAAAGTACTTTTGTAAGAGAAATAATGAAATTAAAAATCTAACTCT is a genomic window of Wolbachia endosymbiont (group B) of Germaria angustata containing:
- a CDS encoding TerC family protein, with the protein product MLADAWTLLILTLLETILGIDNLIFISLAIDKVPNLLRERARLIGFGLALLMRFVILFFISHILSMEKPIFHSVSLDISVKDLLMIAGGLFLIVKSSMELWSEIFVHKENKTKANVKSQFFLVVLQIILIDLVFSVDSILTAIALTHNMIIIAIAFTFSILAMLFSSSYTAQLIKSSPSLKVIAILFILLIGIYLILEGLHIELPKACLYSSFMFALLVEAISKIKTMRP